The segment TTGCCGCTACAATAAACAAAGACATATTTTTAAGGTAAACAAAAGCAGTCAGTTTTGTAATTATAAATAGTGTGCCAAAAATTACCGAAAATGAACCAAGGTGGGGATCTTTTAAAATGCTCAATAATTTTTCTTTTGGGGCTTTTAAAAAAATTGCATCAAGACTGTCAAACAAGCCATCAAGATGAAGTGCTCCATAAGAAAAAATATAAAAGCAAAATATTAAAACTTTTACCAGAATATAGGGCTCAATACTTGCAATTTTGCAAAGCAAATAGACAATTAATCCTAAAATAAATCCCACAACACCATAATTTATACATGCGTAAGCATTGTAGCCTTCTTTAAATGTATAAATTCTAAATAATGGTATATTTGTTAGCATATTCCATGCTATTGCAAAACCAATAAAAAACTTTTTCATTTGATTTTTATACTAATACCTGCTGAACATAAAAACACTTCATCGCAGTTTTTGGCTATAATTTGAGCAACAATCCCATTGTAATGAGCAAACTTTCTTGCAAGTTCATTGTCAGGTATAACGCAAGCTCCTACTTCATTTATTACAAATACACAATTTTGAATTTTTGATATATTATGTGCTGTATTTTCAATTTCATTTTCCTTATTGCTCAATAACATATTGCTAACCCAAAAACTCAGGCAATCAAGTAGCTTGTATTCTTTTATAGATTGTAGCTTTTCATAGATAAAAAGTGGTTCTTCTATTGTAATAAAACTGTTTTTTCGTTCTTTTTTGTGAAGTTCAATCTTTTTTTTCATTTCTTCGTCAACTGCAATCCCTGTTGCAATAAAATATGGTTTTGTTTGGGCAATTTTAAGTGTATATTCCAATGCAAGTCGGGATTTGCCACTTTTATTTGGACCAATAAAAAGCGCATTCATCGAATAAAAATCCTCCAGTTTTCTATTATAACTAAAAACACCAATATCAAAACAATTGCTAAATCTATTTTATTTTTTTGCCTAAGTGCTCTAAATACATCAGATTCATCGAGTTTGCATTTATTAAAACCAAGCGTTGGTTTAAAAACTACTCTACCAAAATAACTTGTAGGACCACCAAGACAAACTTCAAGGGCATATGCAAAAGCTCCTATTGGATAAACTGAGTTTGGACTTGTATAGTATCTTGATAGTGTTGAAATATTTTTAATGTAGTTAAGTTTTTTGTTTAAAAAAAGCACAATTAATGCAGTTAATCTGGCTGGAATGAAGTTTAAAACATCATCAGCCCTTGCGCTAATTTTGCCAAATTTTTCATAACGAGCGTTTCTATAGCCTATCATTGAATCAAGTGTATTTGTGCATTTATAAACTATAAGCCCCCACAAACCAAAAAGCAATAGGTAAAATAACGGAGCAATAACTGCGTCATTTATGTTTTCTGCATAAGTTTCGATACAGGCTTTGTAAACATCGGATTCACTTAGACTATCAACATCGCGGCTAACCAAATACCTGAGTTTTTGCCTCGGGTTACCAGAAAGGACAACTTTTTTGACTTCTTTATAAAGCATATTGTTTGCAATCAAAATACCAGATAGACCTATCTCAAAAACATACCAGTATATTTTTGGTAAAATAATATAGATAAATCCAACAAAACAAAGTGCCAATAAGTTTGTAATTATAAAAATAATTACTCCTGCTTTTATGCTATCTTTGTAAAAATGCCTTTCAAAAAAACTTATAAACTTACCTATCAAAACAACTGGGTGGTATTTTAATTTTATTGATCCAAAAATATAATCCACAATAAATGCGCAAAAGGCTAAAAAACTATAGGAGTTTAATAAACTTATCCACATAAAAATTCATTTTAGATGTTTGTATAAATTGTGCAAGGTGTTTTTTGTAAGCTTTTTTATAGCAAAAACCATGATAATTTGGGTTTACTTTTTTTAACAAATAAGTTCTTAGTTTATCACTAAATAAAGCTTCGTGTACAAGTGTGCCAAATATATTTTCATCTTCATAAAATAGTTTTTCAGTGTGTCCAAAATGCATTTCAAATCCTTCTACATCAAAATCAATAATTTTGTAAACAGAACGCTTTAGTGTTTTTTCTCTTAAAAAGTAAACAGGACCATCAATTAAGCCCAAACCTCTTGCATGCTTGACATTTGATTCAACATTGTCAAAAATATCGCTAAATAGCATTTGATAGCCACCACATAAAGCTATAATTTTGCATTTTTTTAAAACACTGTAATCCTGTTTTTTTAAAAGCATAAGATCAAAAACTGTTTGTCTTGTACCAGGAAAAATTACTACATCAAACATTTCTGCCAAATTTAAGTCATTAAAAAATATCACTTCAACATTTTTATCCAAAACAAGTGGTTCTATATCAAAGTAATTACTTATGTGTCTAAAGCGATAAACACCTGCTCTAATAAGTGGTTTTTTACTTTGACTGTAATTATCTATATTAAAACTGTCTTCATAACCAACATTTAGTTTTTCATAAGGCAAAATACCTAAAATTGGCAAACCAAATTCATTTTCTATTATTTTTATTCCCTGGTTAAACAATCTTATATCGCCTCTAAACTTGTTAATTA is part of the Desulfurella sp. genome and harbors:
- the cbiB gene encoding adenosylcobinamide-phosphate synthase CbiB, whose amino-acid sequence is MWISLLNSYSFLAFCAFIVDYIFGSIKLKYHPVVLIGKFISFFERHFYKDSIKAGVIIFIITNLLALCFVGFIYIILPKIYWYVFEIGLSGILIANNMLYKEVKKVVLSGNPRQKLRYLVSRDVDSLSESDVYKACIETYAENINDAVIAPLFYLLLFGLWGLIVYKCTNTLDSMIGYRNARYEKFGKISARADDVLNFIPARLTALIVLFLNKKLNYIKNISTLSRYYTSPNSVYPIGAFAYALEVCLGGPTSYFGRVVFKPTLGFNKCKLDESDVFRALRQKNKIDLAIVLILVFLVIIENWRIFIR
- a CDS encoding cobyric acid synthase, with translation MNDILVLGSSSSAGKSTITMFLLNILKQNNIKALPFKAQNFSNNSTVADDNTEIAFAQYFQAKSIDLKTSYFMNPLLVKSANNQKLHIILNGKFFGEMDATEFYTNIDTFKSSIEKSYKNLKKQGLIVAEGAGSPTELNFLEKDLANVFIAKTFKPKIVFVADIERGGVFASIYGTKELLKKIGLEISGVIINKFRGDIRLFNQGIKIIENEFGLPILGILPYEKLNVGYEDSFNIDNYSQSKKPLIRAGVYRFRHISNYFDIEPLVLDKNVEVIFFNDLNLAEMFDVVIFPGTRQTVFDLMLLKKQDYSVLKKCKIIALCGGYQMLFSDIFDNVESNVKHARGLGLIDGPVYFLREKTLKRSVYKIIDFDVEGFEMHFGHTEKLFYEDENIFGTLVHEALFSDKLRTYLLKKVNPNYHGFCYKKAYKKHLAQFIQTSKMNFYVDKFIKLL
- a CDS encoding adenosylcobinamide-GDP ribazoletransferase, whose product is MKKFFIGFAIAWNMLTNIPLFRIYTFKEGYNAYACINYGVVGFILGLIVYLLCKIASIEPYILVKVLIFCFYIFSYGALHLDGLFDSLDAIFLKAPKEKLLSILKDPHLGSFSVIFGTLFIITKLTAFVYLKNMSLFIVAASASRFSVIFPMRFFPYISSGMAQNAKNELKNHHLIIASIIMIVFLSPIYKFSIIILIFSVCCSLFIGNLLTKKFGGLNGDFYGLLIETNELILILVFVFLGKYLS
- a CDS encoding bifunctional adenosylcobinamide kinase/adenosylcobinamide-phosphate guanylyltransferase; translation: MNALFIGPNKSGKSRLALEYTLKIAQTKPYFIATGIAVDEEMKKKIELHKKERKNSFITIEEPLFIYEKLQSIKEYKLLDCLSFWVSNMLLSNKENEIENTAHNISKIQNCVFVINEVGACVIPDNELARKFAHYNGIVAQIIAKNCDEVFLCSAGISIKIK